The proteins below are encoded in one region of bacterium:
- a CDS encoding MFS transporter — translation MSAQVGAMSRGGAKPLSLMQIILASSAGTVIEWYDFYIYASLAVFFGALFFPKENPTAQLLSTLAVWGAGFVVRPFGAVVFGRIGDLVGRKYAFLVTLSVMGLATTLTGLVPTYASIGILAPTLLVLFRLMQGLALGGEYGGAATYIAEHAPDEKRGYYTAWIQTTATVGLLVSLLVVLVCRLSFGDAAFKAWGWRVPFLVSALLLIVAMYIRVRLAEAPLFARLKDQGKSSQHPLKESLGSGKNWRMIILALLGATSGQATVWYTSQFVALLFLQTQVFPKTDFVSPPIVVAIALAIGTPFFLVFGSLSDRIGRKKVIMAGLLLAAVTYIPIYHAMKANAGNLPVLVLLVLIQVLYVTLVYGPIAAFLVEYFPARIRYTSMSVPYHMGNGWFGGLTPIIGASIAAATHNIYAILWWPIATALFSFVVGGLFLPETNQTKIWDEVGGQPAGALAGGGGE, via the coding sequence ATGTCGGCACAGGTAGGCGCAATGTCACGGGGCGGCGCCAAGCCGCTCAGCCTCATGCAAATCATCCTCGCGTCATCGGCAGGAACCGTTATTGAGTGGTACGACTTCTATATTTACGCCAGCCTTGCGGTATTCTTTGGCGCCCTGTTTTTCCCGAAAGAGAACCCCACGGCTCAGCTTCTTTCCACGCTGGCCGTCTGGGGGGCCGGCTTCGTCGTCCGGCCCTTCGGCGCGGTCGTGTTCGGGCGAATCGGCGACCTGGTCGGCCGGAAATACGCGTTCCTCGTGACACTGAGCGTCATGGGCCTCGCGACGACGCTGACCGGCCTCGTGCCGACGTACGCGTCGATCGGCATTCTGGCGCCGACGCTGCTGGTGTTGTTCCGGCTGATGCAAGGCCTCGCGCTCGGCGGGGAGTACGGCGGCGCGGCCACCTACATCGCCGAGCACGCGCCGGACGAAAAGCGCGGCTACTACACCGCGTGGATTCAGACGACCGCGACGGTCGGACTGTTGGTGTCGCTGCTCGTCGTGCTCGTGTGCCGGCTGTCGTTCGGCGACGCGGCGTTCAAAGCGTGGGGCTGGCGGGTGCCCTTCCTCGTCTCGGCGCTGCTGCTGATCGTCGCCATGTACATCCGCGTGCGGCTCGCGGAGGCTCCTCTGTTCGCGCGCCTCAAGGACCAAGGCAAGTCGTCGCAGCACCCGCTCAAGGAGAGCCTCGGCAGCGGCAAGAACTGGAGGATGATTATTCTCGCGCTCCTCGGGGCGACGTCCGGCCAGGCCACGGTCTGGTATACCAGCCAGTTCGTCGCGCTGCTGTTCCTGCAGACGCAGGTGTTCCCGAAGACGGACTTCGTCTCACCCCCGATCGTGGTGGCGATCGCGCTCGCGATCGGGACGCCGTTCTTCCTGGTCTTCGGCTCTTTGTCGGATCGGATCGGCCGCAAGAAGGTGATCATGGCCGGCCTCCTGCTCGCCGCCGTGACGTACATTCCGATCTACCACGCGATGAAGGCGAACGCCGGCAACCTGCCGGTGCTCGTGCTGCTCGTGCTGATTCAGGTCCTGTACGTGACCCTGGTGTACGGACCGATCGCGGCGTTCCTGGTCGAGTACTTCCCGGCCCGCATCCGGTACACGTCGATGTCCGTGCCGTATCACATGGGGAACGGCTGGTTCGGCGGCTTGACCCCAATCATCGGGGCGTCGATCGCGGCTGCCACCCACAACATCTACGCGATCCTGTGGTGGCCGATTGCGACCGCGCTGTTCTCGTTTGTCGTCGGCGGGCTGTTCCTGCCCGAGACCAACCAGACGAAGATCTGGGACGAGGTCGGCGGCCAGCCCGCGGGGGCCCTCGCGGGAGGCGGCGGCGAGTAG
- a CDS encoding N-acyl homoserine lactonase family protein, producing MPATYEILALSPGAREVDWSTRLYLHPAGTGMTTSAYFLWLLRGPGSPVLVDTGFTPRLAALKGLPAEAIPRTRYQLLEAVGVSADSIETVILTHLHWDHFDLEDWLPRATFWVQRRELEFWTGGGGRDPWVRRFISDCFTADLDALRSSGRLRTIEGNAQPAEGIRLEWVGGHSPGMQIVVVETATGPFVIANDALTTYRNLTDWAPPAIHINSIPECMDAMARIRDLVKGDERRLCPGHDGEVYRRFPETAPGVYRLA from the coding sequence ATGCCCGCAACCTATGAAATCCTGGCGCTCAGCCCCGGGGCGAGGGAGGTCGATTGGTCGACACGTCTCTACCTGCATCCGGCCGGGACGGGCATGACGACGTCCGCGTACTTCCTGTGGCTGCTTCGGGGACCGGGGTCGCCCGTGCTCGTCGATACCGGCTTTACGCCGCGCCTGGCCGCGCTGAAGGGTCTGCCCGCCGAGGCGATCCCGCGGACCCGTTACCAGCTGCTGGAGGCCGTCGGCGTGTCCGCCGACTCGATCGAGACCGTGATCCTCACGCACCTGCACTGGGACCATTTCGATCTCGAGGACTGGCTGCCGCGGGCGACGTTCTGGGTGCAGCGGCGCGAACTGGAGTTCTGGACCGGCGGCGGCGGCCGGGACCCGTGGGTCCGCCGCTTCATCAGCGACTGCTTCACCGCGGATCTCGACGCGCTGCGCAGCAGCGGGCGGCTCCGCACGATTGAGGGGAACGCTCAACCGGCGGAGGGGATCCGGCTGGAGTGGGTCGGCGGCCATTCGCCGGGCATGCAGATCGTGGTGGTGGAGACCGCGACGGGGCCGTTCGTGATCGCGAACGACGCCCTGACGACCTACCGGAACCTCACGGACTGGGCCCCCCCGGCGATCCATATCAACAGCATCCCGGAATGCATGGACGCGATGGCGCGCATCCGGGACCTCGTCAAAGGGGACGAAAGGCGTCTTTGCCCCGGCCACGACGGGGAGGTGTACCGGCGTTTCCCGGAGACCGCCCCCGGCGTCTACCGCCTGGCGTAG